The sequence TTATAAATTCAAAATTAAATTCGAGATATCATTTTCAATCTAATGTTTAATATCTCAAGTCTAAAATCTAAATAAATATGTATCCACTAAAAAGAAACCGAAGATTACGAACCAATGAAAGTATGCGAAGCCTGGTTCGTGAAACAATTATAAGTCCGAATGATTTTATTGTACCACTTTTTGTAGTTGAAGGAAAAGGTGTAAAAGATGAAATAGCTTCAATGCCAAATTACTTTAGATTGAGTTTAGATTTGCTCGAAAAGGAAGTAAAAGAGCTATGGAAACTTGGTTTGAAGTCGGTTCTACTTTTCGTAAAAGTTGAAGATAAGTTGAAGGATAATACTGGCAAAGAAGCATTAAATCCGGATGGTTTAATGCAACGCGCCATAAAAACCGTAAAAAATGCAGTCCCCGAAATGGTTGTAATGACAGATGTTGCGATGGATCCTTTTTCTGTTTACGGGCACGATGGAATTGTTTCCGAAGGAAAAATTATAAATGACGATACCAATTCAGTCTTGGCAGAAATGTCTTTAAGTCACGCCATTGCTGGAGCAGATGTAGTTGCGCCAAGTGATATGATGGATGGCCGCATTTTTGAAATTAGAACACTTTTGGAAGACGAGGGTTATTTCGATACTGGAATTATGGCTTACAGCGCCAAATATGCTTCTGCATTTTATGGACCCTTTAGAGATGCTTTGGATTCTGCGCCAGTAGATGCTAAAAATATTCCGAAAGACAAAAAAACCTATCAAATGGATTATGGAAACCGTGAGGAAGCCATCCGTGAAACTCTGATGGATGTTGATGAAGGCGCAGATATTGTGATGGTGAAACCAGGACTTTGCTATTTGGATATTGTTCGTGAAATTAGGAATG comes from Aequorivita sublithincola DSM 14238 and encodes:
- the hemB gene encoding porphobilinogen synthase: MYPLKRNRRLRTNESMRSLVRETIISPNDFIVPLFVVEGKGVKDEIASMPNYFRLSLDLLEKEVKELWKLGLKSVLLFVKVEDKLKDNTGKEALNPDGLMQRAIKTVKNAVPEMVVMTDVAMDPFSVYGHDGIVSEGKIINDDTNSVLAEMSLSHAIAGADVVAPSDMMDGRIFEIRTLLEDEGYFDTGIMAYSAKYASAFYGPFRDALDSAPVDAKNIPKDKKTYQMDYGNREEAIRETLMDVDEGADIVMVKPGLCYLDIVREIRNAVHVPVAVYQVSGEYAMLKAAAEKGWLDHDAVMLEQLTAIKRAGATMIASYFAKDVAKLIN